One Loxodonta africana isolate mLoxAfr1 chromosome 4, mLoxAfr1.hap2, whole genome shotgun sequence genomic region harbors:
- the CLEC1A gene encoding C-type lectin domain family 1 member A isoform X2 — protein sequence MHAKYSSTKDMLDDDGDTTISLHSRASTTTRRPGPEHTEHQAPSSVWRPLTLTVLTLCLVLLIGLAALGILFFQFYQLSITQQDSISQKEERLGNLSQQLQSLEAQNRKLAATLQRMAENLCRELYNKTGEHRCSPCPGKWKWRGDKCYQFYKESRSWQGCEYFCIAENSTMLKINTQEVLEFAMPQSYSEFFYSYWTGLSRNSSGKDWLWMDGTHYSSELFDIVIDFTSIRSRDCVTILNGKAFSKDCRELRRCACERTAAAVRPEWLY from the exons ATGCATGCCAAGTACAGCAGCACGAAGGACATGCTAGATGATGATGGGGACACCACTATAAGCCTGCATTCTCGAGCCTCTACTACAACCCGGAGACCAGGACCTGAGCACACAG AGCACCAGGCTCCTTCTTCAGTTTGGCGACCATTGACCCTGACCGTGCTGACTTTGTGCTTGGTGCTACTGATTGGCCTGGCAGCCCTGGGGATTTTGT TTTTTCAGTTCTACCAGCTCTCCATTACTCAGCAAGACAGCATCTCTCAAAAGGAAGAAAGATTAGGGAATCTCTCCCAACAGTTGCAGTCTCTTGAAGCCCAGAACAGAAAGCTTGCAGCAACTCTTCAGCGTATGGCTGAAAATCTCTGCCGTGAACTCTATAATAAAACTGGAG AACACAGGTGCAGCCCTTGTCCGGGAAAATGGAAGTGGCGTGGGGACAAATGCTACCAATTCTATAAAGAAAGCAGgagttggcaaggatgtgaataTTTCTGCATTGCTGAGAACTCTACCATGCTGAAAATAAACACACAGGAAGTGCTG GAGTTTGCCATGCCTCAGAGCTACTCTGAGTTTTTCTACTCTTATTGGACAGGGCTTTCCCGCAACAGCAGTGGCAAGGACTGGCTGTGGATGGACGGAACCCATTACTCCTCTGAACT gtTCGACATTGTAATAGACTTCACCAGCATCAGAAGCAGGGACTGTGTGACCATCCTcaacgggaaggctttctcaaaGGACTGCAGAGAGTTGAGGCGGTGTGCCTGTGAGAGGACAGCAGCAGCAGTGAGACCCGAGTGGCTCTATTAG
- the CLEC1A gene encoding C-type lectin domain family 1 member A isoform X1, with product MALGRWLNILFKLEPLWCTGDQKFSGLNPPASPCRKMWQSAPLKITALETLWGCSTLPYTFTISSTAIEHQAPSSVWRPLTLTVLTLCLVLLIGLAALGILFFQFYQLSITQQDSISQKEERLGNLSQQLQSLEAQNRKLAATLQRMAENLCRELYNKTGEHRCSPCPGKWKWRGDKCYQFYKESRSWQGCEYFCIAENSTMLKINTQEVLEFAMPQSYSEFFYSYWTGLSRNSSGKDWLWMDGTHYSSELFDIVIDFTSIRSRDCVTILNGKAFSKDCRELRRCACERTAAAVRPEWLY from the exons gagcccttgtggtgcactGGTGACCAAAAGTTCAGTGGATTGAACCCGCCAGCTTCTCcatgcagaaagatgtggcagtctgctcccttaaagattacagccttggaaaccctatggggatgttctactttgccctatacgTTTActatcagctcgacagcaatag AGCACCAGGCTCCTTCTTCAGTTTGGCGACCATTGACCCTGACCGTGCTGACTTTGTGCTTGGTGCTACTGATTGGCCTGGCAGCCCTGGGGATTTTGT TTTTTCAGTTCTACCAGCTCTCCATTACTCAGCAAGACAGCATCTCTCAAAAGGAAGAAAGATTAGGGAATCTCTCCCAACAGTTGCAGTCTCTTGAAGCCCAGAACAGAAAGCTTGCAGCAACTCTTCAGCGTATGGCTGAAAATCTCTGCCGTGAACTCTATAATAAAACTGGAG AACACAGGTGCAGCCCTTGTCCGGGAAAATGGAAGTGGCGTGGGGACAAATGCTACCAATTCTATAAAGAAAGCAGgagttggcaaggatgtgaataTTTCTGCATTGCTGAGAACTCTACCATGCTGAAAATAAACACACAGGAAGTGCTG GAGTTTGCCATGCCTCAGAGCTACTCTGAGTTTTTCTACTCTTATTGGACAGGGCTTTCCCGCAACAGCAGTGGCAAGGACTGGCTGTGGATGGACGGAACCCATTACTCCTCTGAACT gtTCGACATTGTAATAGACTTCACCAGCATCAGAAGCAGGGACTGTGTGACCATCCTcaacgggaaggctttctcaaaGGACTGCAGAGAGTTGAGGCGGTGTGCCTGTGAGAGGACAGCAGCAGCAGTGAGACCCGAGTGGCTCTATTAG
- the CLEC1A gene encoding C-type lectin domain family 1 member A isoform X3, with product MWQSAPLKITALETLWGCSTLPYTFTISSTAIEHQAPSSVWRPLTLTVLTLCLVLLIGLAALGILFFQFYQLSITQQDSISQKEERLGNLSQQLQSLEAQNRKLAATLQRMAENLCRELYNKTGEHRCSPCPGKWKWRGDKCYQFYKESRSWQGCEYFCIAENSTMLKINTQEVLEFAMPQSYSEFFYSYWTGLSRNSSGKDWLWMDGTHYSSELFDIVIDFTSIRSRDCVTILNGKAFSKDCRELRRCACERTAAAVRPEWLY from the exons atgtggcagtctgctcccttaaagattacagccttggaaaccctatggggatgttctactttgccctatacgTTTActatcagctcgacagcaatag AGCACCAGGCTCCTTCTTCAGTTTGGCGACCATTGACCCTGACCGTGCTGACTTTGTGCTTGGTGCTACTGATTGGCCTGGCAGCCCTGGGGATTTTGT TTTTTCAGTTCTACCAGCTCTCCATTACTCAGCAAGACAGCATCTCTCAAAAGGAAGAAAGATTAGGGAATCTCTCCCAACAGTTGCAGTCTCTTGAAGCCCAGAACAGAAAGCTTGCAGCAACTCTTCAGCGTATGGCTGAAAATCTCTGCCGTGAACTCTATAATAAAACTGGAG AACACAGGTGCAGCCCTTGTCCGGGAAAATGGAAGTGGCGTGGGGACAAATGCTACCAATTCTATAAAGAAAGCAGgagttggcaaggatgtgaataTTTCTGCATTGCTGAGAACTCTACCATGCTGAAAATAAACACACAGGAAGTGCTG GAGTTTGCCATGCCTCAGAGCTACTCTGAGTTTTTCTACTCTTATTGGACAGGGCTTTCCCGCAACAGCAGTGGCAAGGACTGGCTGTGGATGGACGGAACCCATTACTCCTCTGAACT gtTCGACATTGTAATAGACTTCACCAGCATCAGAAGCAGGGACTGTGTGACCATCCTcaacgggaaggctttctcaaaGGACTGCAGAGAGTTGAGGCGGTGTGCCTGTGAGAGGACAGCAGCAGCAGTGAGACCCGAGTGGCTCTATTAG
- the CLEC1A gene encoding C-type lectin domain family 1 member A isoform X4: protein MKYYGIYNTLKHQAPSSVWRPLTLTVLTLCLVLLIGLAALGILFFQFYQLSITQQDSISQKEERLGNLSQQLQSLEAQNRKLAATLQRMAENLCRELYNKTGEHRCSPCPGKWKWRGDKCYQFYKESRSWQGCEYFCIAENSTMLKINTQEVLEFAMPQSYSEFFYSYWTGLSRNSSGKDWLWMDGTHYSSELFDIVIDFTSIRSRDCVTILNGKAFSKDCRELRRCACERTAAAVRPEWLY, encoded by the exons ATGAAATACTATGGCATATATAACACACTCA AGCACCAGGCTCCTTCTTCAGTTTGGCGACCATTGACCCTGACCGTGCTGACTTTGTGCTTGGTGCTACTGATTGGCCTGGCAGCCCTGGGGATTTTGT TTTTTCAGTTCTACCAGCTCTCCATTACTCAGCAAGACAGCATCTCTCAAAAGGAAGAAAGATTAGGGAATCTCTCCCAACAGTTGCAGTCTCTTGAAGCCCAGAACAGAAAGCTTGCAGCAACTCTTCAGCGTATGGCTGAAAATCTCTGCCGTGAACTCTATAATAAAACTGGAG AACACAGGTGCAGCCCTTGTCCGGGAAAATGGAAGTGGCGTGGGGACAAATGCTACCAATTCTATAAAGAAAGCAGgagttggcaaggatgtgaataTTTCTGCATTGCTGAGAACTCTACCATGCTGAAAATAAACACACAGGAAGTGCTG GAGTTTGCCATGCCTCAGAGCTACTCTGAGTTTTTCTACTCTTATTGGACAGGGCTTTCCCGCAACAGCAGTGGCAAGGACTGGCTGTGGATGGACGGAACCCATTACTCCTCTGAACT gtTCGACATTGTAATAGACTTCACCAGCATCAGAAGCAGGGACTGTGTGACCATCCTcaacgggaaggctttctcaaaGGACTGCAGAGAGTTGAGGCGGTGTGCCTGTGAGAGGACAGCAGCAGCAGTGAGACCCGAGTGGCTCTATTAG